The DNA segment TGCTCATGCCCTGGGGGGCCGGGTAGGTTTCGAGCAGTTCCACGAACAGCGGGGCCAGCAGGGCGCGGTACTCGCTGCCGATCTTGCGCCAGATGAACGGGCTGAAGATGGGCTCAATGCCGCTGCTCACGCCCATCAGCATGGAGGTGGTGCCGGTGGGGGCCACGGTCAGCACCGCCACGTTGCGCCGGGGGGCGTGGGGAATCTGGCCCTCGTGGCGGGTGTAGACGGGGTAGATGCCGCGTTCCTGGCCCAGGCGCTCGCTCTCGGCCACCGCTTCCTCGCGCAGCACGCTCATGATTTCAAAAATGGTGTCGCGGCCGGCTTCGCTGTCGTAGCGCAGGCCCAGCTTGATCAGGGCGTCGGCCAGCCCCATGACGCCCAGGCCCAGGCGGCGCAGGTCCTGGCTGGCCACGCGGTTGTCTTCCAGCGCGAACACGTTCACGTCCAGCACGTCGTCCAGGAAGCGCACGCAGGTGCGTACGTCGTCACGGAAGCTGGGGTAATCGAACGCGCTGCCCTTCACGTAGGCGGCGAGGTTAATGGCGCCCAAGTCGCAGGGCTCGCCCACGGTGAGCGGAATTTCACCGCAAGGGTTCGTGCTGCGAATCTGGTAGCGCTCGCCCAGGTTTTTCAGCGCGCTGTACTCGTTGATCCGGTCCACGAAAATCAGGCCAGGTTCACCGGTGCTCCAGGCGTGCTGGGCAATCTGGTCCCACAGCCAGCGCGCGGGTACCCCCGTCTGGCCTTTTTTCAGGGTGTAGACCGGCACGCCCTGGGCGTCGTCTTCGGCGCGCACGGGCAGCTCGGGCCACTCGCCCTTGAAAGCCCCGGTCTGCGGCGCGAGGTAATACTTGCCCGGCACCTCCTGCGCCTGCACGGGCCACACGCCGCCCTGTTGCAGCGTGTCCCAGAAGGCCGTGCTCACCAGGATGGAGATGTTGAAGGTCGAGATGTCGCCTTCTGCGGCCTCGCGGTCCAGATCCTTGGCGGTCAGGAAGTCCAGCACATCGGGGTGGCCGATGGAGATGGTGGCCATGCCCGCGCCGCGCCGGGTGCCGCCCTGGCGCACCACGCGCAGCACCGGGGCGTACACAAAGCGCAGGGTGTTGATGGGCCCACTGCCTTCGCCGCCCCGGTTGGCCCACTCCAGAAAGTTGTCAAAGATTTCCAGCAGGAAGCTGACCGGCCCGCTGCTGGTGCCGCCCGAACCCTTGATGGGCGCGCCCTCGGGCCGCATGGCGCTCAGGTCAATGCGGGGTTCCAAGCCCAGCTTGGCGTCGTCGGCCACCTTGCGCGCGGCGTCAATGATGCCGCCCATGTCGTCGGGCACGGTCTGCACGCCTTCGGGCAGGGCGGAAACCACCGCCACCCCGTTGGCGCGCGCCAGGGCCACCACCTCGGGCCGAATGACCTGCCCATACACCACGCGGGTCCAGTTGCGCACGGCCACGGGCTGCTTGTCGCCGTCGGGCTGGGTGGGAGGGCGCATCAGGCCTTCAATAAAGTCCACGACGTCCGCGTGGGCGGCGCTCATGTAGGCCCAGCCGCGCACGCCGGCGTCGGGGCGGCTGCCCACGGCGCGGGGGGTGTACACGTCCAGGTTCACGCCGTTGCCGCCGCCCACCTTGGTCACCAGGGCCAGCTTCTTGGCCACTTCCATCACGCCTTCAAAGCTGCTGGGCGCATGCTCGGTGGCGCCCTGCACGAAGCAGTTCAGCACGTTGCCGTGGGCCGTGCCGGCGCCGGCCAGCACACGGCCGCCAGGGCAGAACTTCTTCTCGGCCATCAGGTCAAAGTACTTCTGGGCCCAGTGCGCCCGCGCGTCCGGCGCCTCGGCACCCGCCACCCAGCTGGCAATGCGGTGAAACATCCCGCCCAGGTCGCCGTCGCCGGGCTGCAGATACTGCCGCTTGGCAATGTGATGGGCGTTCTCGTCAAAGTTGGTCAGGGCAGGGGCAACGGGGGTGGTCACAAGGGGCTCCTTACAGGCAATTTTGAGACAAGCCCATGGACATGCCGCCGAAAAATCGGCGGAATGCGGGGGCAACGACTTGTTTTCGCTGCGTGAACTGTAACACGCAGAACAGGAGCGAAGGTACTACATCTTGTGCCCTGTATGTTGAGTGCCCCAAGATACAGCACCTAAAACTGAGCCTTTCCCGTGTTCCAGACAGTCAAAAGCCTTCGGTCCGCCTCCAAGCGGCGAAGACCTTATGCAACTTAGTGCCGCTCGGCTTTGGCCTCTCGTTCCATCAGCTGAGCCAGCCCCTCCTGTGGCGTCCATTCGCCCTGCGTCACTTTGGCCACGGCCCGCACAATGGGCAGGTCGTGGCCGTGGGCGGTGGCCCAGGCGTCCAGCAGACCGGCGGTGCGCAGGCCCTCCACCACTTTGCCGCCCTGCCCCGGATGCTCGCCGCGCGCCATTGCCTCACCCGCCGCGCGGTTGCGGCTGTGGCGACTGGTGGCCGTGGCGACCAGGTCACCCAGGCCGCTCAGGCCATACACCGTGTCCTCGTGGGCGCCTTCGGCCTTCAGGTAGCGGCCCATCTCGCGCAGCCCCCGGGTGATGATCGCGGCTTTGGCGTTGTCGCCCAGGTTCAGGCCGTCGGCCAGCCCGGCCGCCACGGCCATCACGTTTTTCAGCACGCCGCCCAGCTCCACGCCCGTTTCATCCTCGCTGGTGTAGACGCGCAGGGCCGGGGTCATCAGGGCCGCCTGCACCGTGCGGGCAAAGCCGGTGTCGCGGCTGGCCACCACCGTGGCCGCTGGCAGCCCGCGCCCCACCTCCTCGGCGTGGTTGGGGCCGCTGAGCACCGCCACCCGCGTGAAGCCCAGTTCGCGGGCCAGATGGGTCAGCTGGCTGCCGTCCGGGGCCAGGCCCTTGGCGCACAGCACCACGCCCAGCGACCGGGGCAGCACCGCCAGCAGGTCCGGCACCCCCACACTGGGCACCACGACCAGCGCAAAGGCGGCGTCGCCGAGCGCCTCGCCCAGATGAGCCGTGACCTCCAGATGCGCCGGCAGGGTGACGCCCGGGAGATACTCCGCGTTCACCCGCTCCTGGCGCAGCCGCCCGGCAAAATCAGCGCGGCGGGCCCACAGGGTGACAGGGCCGTTGCGGGCCGCATTCACCGCCAGGGCCGTGCCCCAGCCGCCCGCCCCCAGCACTGGCAGCGCGCTCATGGCCGGGCCTCCGTCGCCCAGGCAAAGACCCAGACGCGGGGCGTCTCGGGCGTGGGCGGCGCGTAATCGGGATACTCCACGATGTCCCAGCGCTCGAAGCCGGCCTCAGCCAGCAGGGGTTCCAGGTCCGCCGGATCGTAGCCGCGTTCCTGGTGCACCTCGATGAATTCCTCGCCCTCCACACGGCACAGCGCCTGCACCACGCCCAGGCCTGCCTCGTCATCAAAGTGATGCGACCAGTGGTAGTGCACCTCGCCGCTCCCGGGCAGCGGGGCCAGCCCCTCGATGGTGCCGCCGTCCCACAGGTCCTGCACGCCCAGGCGCGTGTTCACGTCGAAGGCCAGGAGCCCACCGGGCCGCAGGTGGGCGCGGGCCCGGCCCAGGGCAGCCTCGAGGTCGGCGGGGGTCAGCAGATTGTTCAGGCTGTCGAACACGCACGTCACCAGATCGAAGGTCTGGCCCAGGTCAAAGGTGCGCAGATCGCCCGGAACGAATGTCAGGTCCGGCAGGCGGCGGCGGGCCTCGGCCAGCATGTCGCGGCTGGCGTCCAGGCCCGTGACCTGCCAGCCCGCCTTCTGAAGCTCACGGGTAAAGCCGCCAGTGCCGCACGCGAGGTCCAGGGCCCGCCCTGTGGTGTTCAGGCCGCCGTCGCGCGCATAGGTCAGCACAAAATCGGCCCAGTGGTCGTATTCCACGTCCGCCATGATCGCGTCGTAGACGGCGGCGAGCGCAGTAAAGGGCGGCTGCTGCATGAATGGAAGTATAAGCCCCGCTTCTGCCAGGGTTTCTGCGCCCCCAGTGGGGCCACAGCTGGTCTTCTGTCGCAGATGAGGCGCCCGGAGTGAACCGGGCGTGAGCCAAGCGGCAAGGGAATGGAGGTGGTGGCGTGGACGGTGCTCGCCTACGGTAAACAGGTCAACTCAACCTTTCCCCGGAGGACACCCATGAAGCACATGCTGATCGCTGCCGCCCTCGGTACCCTCACCCTCAGCGCCTGCACCCTGGCCGGCAACCCCATCAAGAAGGACGTGACCGGCCAGCTGCGCGGCTTCAACGCCAACCAGAACCTGGGGCTGGCCATCGTGGGCTTCAATAATGGCCAGTACACGGCCGACGGCACCCAGAGCCAGGTGATCGACAAGTTCCTGACTGGGGGCTTCGCCGTGGACCTGCCCACCAACCTGCCCTACGGCACTTACCGGGTGATTGTGTTCCGCGACGCGAACAACAACAACCGCTATGACACGGGCGACACGGTGCTCAGCGCCGACAACGGCAAGCGCCTGGTGTATGCCCAGCGAGACAACCAGTTCGCTGCTGGTACCAAAGCGGGCTGGAACCTGGTCAACCCCAACGGTGACGTGCAGACCACGCTGCTGAACAACTACGACCTGAACGCGTTGTAACGGGCAAGGCAAGGAAAGGGGGAGGCTAAGCAAGCCTCCCCCTTTTCAGTTCTGGATCAATGCTTCGAGGTGCTGCTGTCGGCGCTGCAATTCCACCTCTGGTATGACGGCTTCACCAGCGGCAACATTCAGGTCTCCCAGAGGCACCCAGCTCACGCACCCCAGCATCTCTGGGGTTTCGGGGACGTTGAGGGACGGCGTCAGGGGCCGAATGCGCAGGAGCAGGGCGTGAACCCAGGGGCGATTGCGGTAGTGAAAACGCCGCTCAATGGCCGCCGCTGTCAGGGCCTGGAGAGGCTCTAGCCGCAGCGCCACGTCCAGCGACTCGATCTTGTGGACCGCCACCACTTCGGCCAATGCAGGTAACTGGATGGCGCCGGGTTGGGGATCATCGCGCAGAAGCGGCTGATACTGCGCCTGCAGCTCGGCAGCATTCTGATGCAGGAAGGTGGGATAGAGGAGAAACGAACGGTGCTCTACCTCAAAGCCATCATGCGTCTCCATGATGCCGCCCTTGCGGACCAACAGCGAGAGGTGGCCTTGGGTGAGGAGTTGGGCCTGAGTGTCCCATTCTTTGAGGGCAGAAAAACTCATGGTAAAACTCTAGCTCCATTTCACCTCGATTTTGAAATTGAAGTGAGTGCTATACCCAGGAGCAGCCATGCTATAGGAGCAAATCTTATAATTTCTGGCCATGTGAATAGGTAGACAGAATAAGCCATAAGAGCAGCGGATAATCCAGTCACCTGAAACATCGTCTGTTTGATGCCTGAGAAAAGAAGTATAGTGAATATAATGCCTGCTGGTATGCCAAAGGTCAAAGCATAATCAAGAAATTCGTTGTGCACCTTATTAATGGCAAGATGAATGATCTCCTTCTTGCCGTCTGGACGTTCAATTAAAAAACTAGGTGCCTGTTCTGCTGACTGGGATAGACGCTTGATCACTTTAATATCTGTCATGCCGGTGCCTGTAGGATCTCCAGCGAGCAGGATGTCGCTTGGTTGTGTCGCCATAAAACGCCATAGGCCAGGAGGCCCCCATCCCATGAGAGGCTTCTGTGCAATCCCGTCAATTGCTGATTTCCAAAGGAATCCTCGTCCACTGCTGTTCGTCAAAGCCTGAGTCTGATCGTGGCCTAAAAAAGAAAGATTTCGCCCTTCGGTAGGGCCAAATATGGCAGTTAAGCTGAACAGGAGTGCCCCGAAAATTAAGGGTTTAAAGACAATCTTTTGACGGGATAGAGGATCCCACACAAGAAGCCACATCAGACTAAGCCCACCTGCCAGCCAAGCACCTCTAGTCCATGATCCCAGCCAAGCCCAGGTGATCAAGCCAATGGCCGTCCCGAGCCATCGCTGCTGCTGCGATGAGCACCTTGGTAGAGCCCAGACAATTAGGGGGAGCAGAAGGGCCAGCGCGCCTCCCATATATCCGCGATTACCGAGTGTGCCGCCATACAGAGTAGCTGTCACGCCTTGAAACGCACCTTCGCCTGGCACCCCTAGCAAACCCCATTGCTGTAGGATATTGGTTAATGCAAGAAGCGAAGTGCCTATTGCGAAAGCCTGAGCGCAGCAAAGGCTAACTGCTAATGCTCCTCGGTCTTGTGCCCAGGTGAGGCCCGCCAAAGCCACAATGATGTAAACGATGTGCATGAATACGCCATCGCCCCGGTCAGACGCGCCATACCAAGTGAACAAGCTGTGGTGCACAGCGAGCCCGCCGAGTATGAGCCATCCGGCTAGCGCTAGAAGCCACCAGAAGGCAGGTATGAGGCGCTGGGTGACATGCACGCGCATCACTAGCACGGCAGCTGGGAGGATCACCCCATACAACCACCATAACTTTGGGTAGAGGTAGACATCGTCAAACGAGAGAGTAACTACTGGATTAATCAACAGAGGCAGGATGACAAGAGCAAAAAGAAGAAGACGGATATGGGAAGAGCGAAACGTATAGTGGGTTTTCATAGGAA comes from the Deinococcus aquaedulcis genome and includes:
- a CDS encoding adenosylcobalamin-dependent ribonucleoside-diphosphate reductase, which produces MTTPVAPALTNFDENAHHIAKRQYLQPGDGDLGGMFHRIASWVAGAEAPDARAHWAQKYFDLMAEKKFCPGGRVLAGAGTAHGNVLNCFVQGATEHAPSSFEGVMEVAKKLALVTKVGGGNGVNLDVYTPRAVGSRPDAGVRGWAYMSAAHADVVDFIEGLMRPPTQPDGDKQPVAVRNWTRVVYGQVIRPEVVALARANGVAVVSALPEGVQTVPDDMGGIIDAARKVADDAKLGLEPRIDLSAMRPEGAPIKGSGGTSSGPVSFLLEIFDNFLEWANRGGEGSGPINTLRFVYAPVLRVVRQGGTRRGAGMATISIGHPDVLDFLTAKDLDREAAEGDISTFNISILVSTAFWDTLQQGGVWPVQAQEVPGKYYLAPQTGAFKGEWPELPVRAEDDAQGVPVYTLKKGQTGVPARWLWDQIAQHAWSTGEPGLIFVDRINEYSALKNLGERYQIRSTNPCGEIPLTVGEPCDLGAINLAAYVKGSAFDYPSFRDDVRTCVRFLDDVLDVNVFALEDNRVASQDLRRLGLGVMGLADALIKLGLRYDSEAGRDTIFEIMSVLREEAVAESERLGQERGIYPVYTRHEGQIPHAPRRNVAVLTVAPTGTTSMLMGVSSGIEPIFSPFIWRKIGSEYRALLAPLFVELLETYPAPQGMSKDGKWDWDKVTEAVSENHGSVVGLPFIPEALQQVFVCAHDIKPVDHVRMQGAVQRAFDAEGYAANSLSKTINLPNEATVQDVQDAYSEAYRTGCKGITVYRDGSRQFQVLSTSKKKKDTAEQPAQAAAEVMGEQGEPPAPAAAAPTPQPAAPAQGVKPVTPSKPQYERPTRLSGITDMVKLTDPTSGHRRSFLVTVNQLNGKPVEVMVISGRAGDEANADSEALGRVVSIALQHGVPAQAIIKTLRGINGGLYGSYNGRLVGSKADLIAVALETFQKDLEAAQLPPLAGGSTDAVAVSSVPTGVSVDSMARERCPVCEEKAVIREEGCLKCQACGYSKCG
- a CDS encoding NAD(P)H-dependent glycerol-3-phosphate dehydrogenase is translated as MSALPVLGAGGWGTALAVNAARNGPVTLWARRADFAGRLRQERVNAEYLPGVTLPAHLEVTAHLGEALGDAAFALVVVPSVGVPDLLAVLPRSLGVVLCAKGLAPDGSQLTHLARELGFTRVAVLSGPNHAEEVGRGLPAATVVASRDTGFARTVQAALMTPALRVYTSEDETGVELGGVLKNVMAVAAGLADGLNLGDNAKAAIITRGLREMGRYLKAEGAHEDTVYGLSGLGDLVATATSRHSRNRAAGEAMARGEHPGQGGKVVEGLRTAGLLDAWATAHGHDLPIVRAVAKVTQGEWTPQEGLAQLMEREAKAERH
- a CDS encoding class I SAM-dependent DNA methyltransferase, translated to MQQPPFTALAAVYDAIMADVEYDHWADFVLTYARDGGLNTTGRALDLACGTGGFTRELQKAGWQVTGLDASRDMLAEARRRLPDLTFVPGDLRTFDLGQTFDLVTCVFDSLNNLLTPADLEAALGRARAHLRPGGLLAFDVNTRLGVQDLWDGGTIEGLAPLPGSGEVHYHWSHHFDDEAGLGVVQALCRVEGEEFIEVHQERGYDPADLEPLLAEAGFERWDIVEYPDYAPPTPETPRVWVFAWATEARP
- a CDS encoding DUF2141 domain-containing protein; this encodes MKHMLIAAALGTLTLSACTLAGNPIKKDVTGQLRGFNANQNLGLAIVGFNNGQYTADGTQSQVIDKFLTGGFAVDLPTNLPYGTYRVIVFRDANNNNRYDTGDTVLSADNGKRLVYAQRDNQFAAGTKAGWNLVNPNGDVQTTLLNNYDLNAL
- a CDS encoding DUF1802 family protein: MSFSALKEWDTQAQLLTQGHLSLLVRKGGIMETHDGFEVEHRSFLLYPTFLHQNAAELQAQYQPLLRDDPQPGAIQLPALAEVVAVHKIESLDVALRLEPLQALTAAAIERRFHYRNRPWVHALLLRIRPLTPSLNVPETPEMLGCVSWVPLGDLNVAAGEAVIPEVELQRRQQHLEALIQN
- a CDS encoding O-antigen ligase family protein, encoding MKTHYTFRSSHIRLLLFALVILPLLINPVVTLSFDDVYLYPKLWWLYGVILPAAVLVMRVHVTQRLIPAFWWLLALAGWLILGGLAVHHSLFTWYGASDRGDGVFMHIVYIIVALAGLTWAQDRGALAVSLCCAQAFAIGTSLLALTNILQQWGLLGVPGEGAFQGVTATLYGGTLGNRGYMGGALALLLPLIVWALPRCSSQQQRWLGTAIGLITWAWLGSWTRGAWLAGGLSLMWLLVWDPLSRQKIVFKPLIFGALLFSLTAIFGPTEGRNLSFLGHDQTQALTNSSGRGFLWKSAIDGIAQKPLMGWGPPGLWRFMATQPSDILLAGDPTGTGMTDIKVIKRLSQSAEQAPSFLIERPDGKKEIIHLAINKVHNEFLDYALTFGIPAGIIFTILLFSGIKQTMFQVTGLSAALMAYSVYLFTWPEIIRFAPIAWLLLGIALTSISKSR